CGGTCCCGGCATCGTCGGATTTATCGTCGCGGCAGGCGGCCGTCCAGGTTAGGGCGAAGACGATGAATATCGCGAGGGCCAAGGTGAGGGCTTTCTTCGGACTCATGATCGGGATCTCCTTCCACGGCGGGTGGTTCGCGGAAAATATACTATCCGCCTGCCCGCGCCGAGTAAAGCGCCGGAGAGATTGCTTCGCCAAAGGCTCGCAATGACAGTTGACGTGGGGACCTCTCTTACCGGCGCGGCAATCCCTAGAAATCGTCGCTCTTCGACAGCGCGACCAGGGCCCGCCCCAGGCGCTTGTGCCCGGCCTTGAGGTACCACCCGGCCCACCATTTCACTAAATCCTTGGCCGACCAGGCATCCAAATTCGCCTTGATCTCCTCGTAGGCCTTCTCGGCTGCTTCGTCCATCTGCTTGGCTTGGGCTTCGTCGAACGGCATATTCGTTTCCTTTCTAATCCACCAGCGATTTCATGGATTTGACGGGGGCATAAAAGCCGCGCTTGATCATTAAAGCTAGAATTTCATCGGCTTTTTCCCTGGTCAGTATTTTTTCGATAATCGCTTTGGCCAGGATCCCGATCGTTCCGGTCAGCTTCACGTCGCGCGACCCGGCCGCGATCCTCGCCGGCCTATCGTCGGAGGCAAAGACCCAATCTCGATTCGCAGCCAATGCGATAGACGATGCTTCGCCCAGGCCAAGAGAGATCGAAAGCGATTCGAATTGAGCTTTTTCCAAATCCGTTTCGATGTTCATCACATTCATCCAGCCGGCCCGGACGGCCGTTTCGACACGATGCAACGGGTCATGCCCGAGCTGGATCCCCCGCATGATCTCGGCGGCGACAAATCCGCTCATATGAGCGATTCCGCTATACATCCGTTCAAGGATCGCCATGATGTCAGCGTGGGCGAAATTCGATAAGACACGGGTATCGAATAATATCTCAGGCATTCTCTGCATCCCGGCGGATATCTTCGATGTCCTGGACTCGCTGGGGGATCCCGCGTTCCCGCAGATAGAGCCTTGCCGATACCGGATCGAGGCCGATGACTTCGGCCAGCTTGCCGAGGCTGATCAATCCTTCGCGGTAGGCATTCAGCGCGATCTCTTTCCGTTGCTCAAGCCTGTTTTTGGCTCCGTAGGTCGTATCGATAGCTTCCCGGACCAGTCCGCCGATCGTTCGTTTTTCTTTCTGGGCGTAGGCTTTGAGGGAACGATGCTGGTCGTCGTCGAGCATGATATTGGTGCGCTTCATGGCCGCTCTCCCATATGTGTAACTATATGTGTATAGTAGGCCGGGCCCATTCTGTTGTCAAGCGCGGCGCCGAATATCTCGGGCCTTGCCCTTGTAACTTGAGCGGGTTTGTATTAATCAAATCATATCCTCGAGTTGCATCCATCCGTCAGGGAGGAATCCAATGTTGGGCAAAACTATCCGCATCGTCAGCTTGCTCGCGCTTACAGCCATCGTTCTGACCGCGACGCTTATTCCAGGCCTGCATTCCTCCCCGGCCGTCGCCCGGACCGCTTGGTCCCAAGCGCCCCAAGCCAAGCCTCCCGTCCCGCCCACCGGCCTGAAAGTCTTTCTGGCCAAAGGCAAGAACGCCGTCAGCGACTTTAACAACAAGAATGTCGTCGACAATCTCAAGGCCGGAGTTTTCAAAGGCCAGACCGTGACCGCCCATATCGAGGGCGAAAACAAGCAGGACTTCCTGCGCACCTTCGCCGAGAGCGACGTCGTCTATGTCAGCTGCCACAGCCGCGTGTTCGACAAGGTGGAGGCGCTTGTCGTCGGGAGCGACGAGTCCGTCCTGCCCTCCGACATCTCGCGCGCCATCCGCGAAAGCGGCAAGCCGGGACCCTCGTTCGTGATGGTGGCCGGCTGCTCGACCCTGGAAAACGAGGCCAGCAACATCGCCACCGGCATGGGCATCAAACCAGGCACTAAGGGCAAGGTCTACCTGGGCTGGAAGGGCAAGATCTTCGGCAGCGTCATCGACCGATCCATGTCCGTCTTCTGGCAGGCCTTTATGAAGCCTGATGAAACCGGCCGATTCCGGACCGTGGAGGAGGCCAAGGCCTGGGCTTTAAAACACGGCGCGGTTTCAGGTTGGGGCTCCTTCGAAATCATCGGGGACGGCTCGCTGCGGGCCACCGACATCGTCAAGGCGCCGCCCGCCAAACCGGCCCAAGGGGCTTGGGTCCAGACCGGTTTTTGGCGCTTCCACCGCGCCACCTGGGTCCCCGACATCCAAGGCAAAGTCGAATTCATCGGCTATACGGCGAAGGTGATGAGCTCGCTCGGCACCTCCCTCCACGAGTGGACCATCCCGCCCAAGCAGTTGACCCCGGGCGATCTGCTGAAGCTCGATCTTAAAGTCGAGCGAGCCGGAGGCGTTTTCACCAGGGCCTATACGCTGGTCTTCTTCGGCCGGCCGAGCAAAGCGACGCGGGGAATGGGATTCGGCGTCGTCATGATCCCGCCGTCCATGGATTGGGCCGGGACGCAGGGAGATTCGGGTCCGATGTTCTCCCATGCGACGATGGCGCAAAGCGTCGTTCGGGACGGCAAAGAATTCATCTTCGATTGTACCCTCGAGGGCGGCAAGTTCCTGACCGGAGCCGGCAAGGCCGAGGGCCCCTGGTCGGGCCGCGTCCCCGAGGCCGCGGCGGGCGGCAAATTCTACCTGATCATCTCCACCGGGCACGCCGGCCGCGGCGTCCAAGTCGAGTCGCTGGCCATGACCATCGAATCGACCTGCAGCGTTGCCGGCGCGCAATACTATGAATACACCTGGCGCGGGAATTAATGGAGGGATGTCGTGCCCAAAAAGAAGGCTCGATTTTCAATAATCACCGGGGCCGTGCTGGTGACGCTGGCGGGAGCGATGCCGCTCTCCTCGCTGAATGAAAAGGTCCCCACGCCGGGTCCTCGCGACGAAATTCGAAGCGATATCGTGTCGAGGACGGCGAGGCGCCGGCTCGGGACGACAGAAAAACAATCTCTTTCCCCCGCCAAAGCCCCCCAACCCCTCGCACCCGAGCGCATCAAGGAGCTCCAAGCGGCCGATCGGGACATCATGGGCGATCAGATCCTGGCCCGCAAGGTCGATCCGAGCTTCGAAATTCTGGCCGGCCTCATGCCCGGGATGAAAAAGTCGCGCGAGGCCGTCGGCGTGAAACACCACCTCCACGATATCGGCGTCGCCCCCGACGGCACCCTCGAGCTCTCGGACGACGTGGACGTGGCGGGCAGCCCCGTCGCCTTCTTCGAGATGGGGACTCCGTTCGTCCGCTTCGGCGCGGCGCCCGCCGGCTGCTCCAAGTCGCTCCTCAAGGGCTTTCTGCCCGTCGTCCAGGTTCGCTTCGATTCCGGCGGCATCAGCTATATCGAAACCGTCTTCGGCTACAGCGAGGGCTTGAGCCCCGACGCAGACCTCTGGGCCTATGTCGAGCTGGATGCCCGCAACGCCGGCGCCCAAACCGTCAACACCAAAGTCCGATTCCGGTTCGAGCCTGCGTTCGCCGCCAATCCGCCGCGCGAGTGGACTCTCTCGCTGGCCGCCGGCGCCTCGCATAAGATCCGGCTCAAAATCCCCTGGGCCGTTCGAACCGTCAAATATCAGGAGCCCACCGCTCCCGACTATGCCCGCGCCTATGGCCAGGTCGTCGACTTCTGGTCCAAGGATCTCGCCTCCGGCCTGCAAATCAACGTCCCCGAGCCGCGCGTCAACGACGCCTATCGCGCCTGGCTGGCCTATGCCTCGCTCGACGTCGACAAGCGCAACGACGTCCTCGAGCCGCACGACGGCGCCGGCTTCTACGAGGAAGTTTTCGGCTACAGCGCCGCCCTCTACCCCCACGCCCTCGACCTCTGGGGCCGCCCCGACGAGGCCCGCGCCGTCCTCGATTCGCTGCTCACCTTCCAGGCCCCCGACGGGCTCTTTACCTCGCACTTCGGCACCCCCGATCCGGGCACGCTGCTCTTCGCCCTATGGGAGCACTACGAGATGACCCGCGACGCCGCCTGGCTCCGCCGCGTCGCGCCCAACATGATCCGGATGGCCGACTGGATCATCCGCAAGCGCCGCGAATCGATCCCCCCCGCCGGCGCTCCCAAAGCCGTAACTTACGGGCTGATCAAGTTCAGCCCTTATTGCGATTTCCAGACGCCGTCCTTCGACTACTTCGGCGACACCTATTGCGCAGTGGGCTTGGAGAAGACGGCCAAGGCCCTGGCCGCCGCGGGTCTCAAGGCCGAGTCCGATCGCATCGCCAAAGAAGCCGCGGCTTACCGAGCCGATATTCTCGCCTCCATGGACGCCGCCGTCATCGTGCGCGACGGCCGCAAGATCCTCCCCGTCGAACCGGATACCCACCGGTTGCTCAAGAGCACAAACTATCGCGGCGGCGGCTATTACGGCCTGATTGCAAGCTGCATGCTGGAGAGCGAATTTCTCCCCGCCGCCGATCCGCGTGCGGCCATGGTGATGCGGTTCATGGAGGAGAAGGGCGGACTGCGGCTGGGCATGTCCGAGTTCGACGGCGGTGTGGACCACGCCTACACTTACGGATACTGGCTGGACTGCCTCAAGCTCGGCAACGTCAAGCCCGTCCTGCTCGGGTTCTACGGCTCGCTGGCCTACGGCATGTCGCGCCAGACCTATTCCGGTGTCGAAGTCACGCATCTCTTCACCGGGGCCAACGAGCCGACCCTGCCGCATCTCTATTCCTGCACCGAGCAGCTCCGCCTGCTGCGGATGATGCTGCTGCGGGACGAGGGCGACGAGCTGCAGATCCTGCCGGCCGTCCCCCGGGATTGGCTGGACGCGGGGAAGACGATCGAGATTAAGAACGCCCCGACCCGATTCGGAGCGGTGTCTTATTCGGTCGATTCGCAGATCGATAAGAAGAAGATCGTGGTGACCTTGAGCGTGCCGGCGCGCTTGGCCCCCAAGAAGATCGTTCTGCGCCTCCGCCATCCCCACGGCGAGGCGATCAAGGGCGTCACGGTCGACGGCAAACCCATCTCAACGTTTAAAGGGGAGACGCTCGAGATCGCCGCCCCATCCGGCGCCATGAAGATAGAGGTTCTATTTTAGCTCTACCATATGTCATCCCGAGCGTGGCGAGGGATCCCTCGTGCTCCCGGAATACGTACGCGGCAACCTCTCTCGTCATGGTATAATATATATATGGATCGCGGTAAAGAACGGGGCGGAATCCTACTCTTAAAGACGGAAGATGAGGCTCGCGAGATCGAGTTTGAGTTGGCCTATTTGTCTTCTTTGACTTTCCGACAAAGATTCCTCCTCATGAGACGGAAGAGCCGAGAAATGCGCGCAATGCTTCATCGCCATGGCCATGGAACGGCTGCTTCGATTACTAAACGAAAATAGCGCCGTTTACGTCGTTATCGGCGCGACGGCGTTTCCCGCCTATGGGTATGCCCGCGCGACTTTGGATATCGACCTGTTCGTGAAGTCGACCCGGCCTAATATCCGCAGGGTCATGAAAGCCTTGCGTGAATTCGGATATGGCTTGTCGGATTTCAGTGAGAACGATTTCTTGACTCACAAAATCCTGATTCGCCAATACCTTCTTGAAACCGATATCCATCCTTTCGTCAAAGGCATTGTCTTTGGAGAAGTCTGGGAAAATAGAATCACGAGCAAAATCGGAAAGACCGAGGTGTATTTCCCCTCTCTTGAGGACATGATCCGAATGAAAAAGGCCGCCGGCCGCATCAAGGACCGTGAAGATCTAAAATTCCTGAAAAAGCTTCTGAAAAAGAAATCCGAAGCTGTGCCCTAGACTGTCATCGCAAGCGTGCGCGAGGCGATTGTTCTTATCGTCGTCCCGAGCCTTAGCGTGGGGACCTTGGGTTCTCCTGAAAATGGAATATTCCATCTCCCGCAGCGTCTTCTATATGCCATGAAGGAGACAGCCGCTTGACCGAGCCGGGCGACGGACTCTTCGACCGGCTCGTCGCCTGCCGGGAGGATGTCTTCCGGGTCTGTCTCGGCTTTTCGCGCAACCCGGCCGACGCCGAGGATCTGACCCAAGACGTCTTTCTCAAGGCCTTCGCCCGCCGGGACGCGCTGCGCAACCCCTACGGGTCCAAGATCTGGCTCCTGCGGATCGCCCGCACGACCTGCCTCGACCGCATCCGCCGCGACAGGCGCCGGCCGACCATCTCGCTCAACAGCCTGCCGCGGCCGGCGATGGATATGGCCCGGCCCGATCCGCCCGTCGATTCCGGCGCCGATTTACGGCGGATTAAAGCCGCGGCCGCCCGTTTGCCCCGCCGCCGGCGCGAAGTCTTCGTCCTGCGCGAATACGGCGGATTGTCCTATGAAGAGATCGCCCGGACGCTGAAGATCAAGATAGGCACCGTGATGTCGCGGCTCAACCGGGCCCGCAAGGCCGTGGCCGAAGCCGCGAGGGAGAAAATCCGTGAAAAAGACTGAAACTCGGACTGCGATTTCCGAGCTTCCCGAAGACGTTCAGGGGCTCATCCAAAGCGAGATCGAGTCCGGATTAGCACAATTCAGGGCAGGGGACTTTAAGGGGAAGTTGCGAGCGGCGATGCGCGCAGAGGAGCATAGTCATGGGACGCGCCGACCCCGAAAGTCCGCCCTCCTCCGCTGGGCGCCCGTTTACGGCCTCGCCCTCGCAGCTGCCGTCATCGGGATAGCCGTCCTCTTCTCCAACCACCGCCCCGCGCCGGATCCCACGATCCTCGCCTCGACCCTCGAGACGCTTCCCGGGATCCAATCGCTCAATCTGGCCCCCCTGGACCTGACGCACATCCCGGTTTCCGCGGCCCCGTCCAACTCGCCGCTTTTCGCCCCTCTCTCCGCCGCGGCCGCGCAGGCCGAAGCGGACGCCGCGATTACCGTCCCGTCCATTCCCGTCCTCATCCCTCGCTACACTCTCGAAGAAAAGATAGAAATCCTGACCAAGGAACAGCCCATCGAGCGCGCGCTAACATTGTTAAAATCCAAATCCGGGGAGGTATGAACCCATGAAAAGAGCATTGATTCCATGTCTCGTCCTGCTGCTGGCCGCGGCCTCATGGGGCCAGCAGGCCGTCAAGGAATTCGACGCCCAGGCCAAGCTCAGCCAAGTCTCCGACTCGGGTCCGAACGACCAGAAGAACGTCGCCAACGTGTCCTCGAAGTCGGGCAGCGCCCTTCTCGACCTGTACATCATCAATTTACGCGTAATGACCACTCAAGCCCCGCCCGGGGACCGCGACACTTTCGACCAGCGCCTGCAGGAGATGATGCTGGCGGCCAAGAAGGCCCGCGAGGCCAACGAGATCGATGGCCTCTTCTTCAACCGTTTCAACCGTCTGCTGGCCGTGACCAAGCTGGTCATGTTGCCCGACCCGGCCGGTATCCTAGTCCCCGTCATCAACGACTTCCTCGGGGGATACGTCCAGGCCATGCTCGGTCACGACGATTTTCGCGCCATCAGCGGCAAGGGTTCCAAGGCCATCAACTACGTGGCGACGGCCCTGAGCGCCGATATCATCGACCTCCAGATCTACCTCCAGACGGCCAAGCAGCGCGAGACGCTGCAGTCCAACCTGCAGGAGAAAATGACCGCGGCGCCCAAGAAGTAGCCCCGCGGTCTGATCCGTTTCTGTTGCGAAGCTGAAGCGCAGCCTACCCCCAAGCGCCCTGCTCGGACCTCCGGGCGGGGCGCTTTTTTGCGGACTTGCATTCCGGATAGCTT
This portion of the Candidatus Aminicenantes bacterium genome encodes:
- a CDS encoding RNA polymerase sigma factor → MTEPGDGLFDRLVACREDVFRVCLGFSRNPADAEDLTQDVFLKAFARRDALRNPYGSKIWLLRIARTTCLDRIRRDRRRPTISLNSLPRPAMDMARPDPPVDSGADLRRIKAAAARLPRRRREVFVLREYGGLSYEEIARTLKIKIGTVMSRLNRARKAVAEAAREKIREKD
- a CDS encoding UPF0175 family protein, translated to MKRTNIMLDDDQHRSLKAYAQKEKRTIGGLVREAIDTTYGAKNRLEQRKEIALNAYREGLISLGKLAEVIGLDPVSARLYLRERGIPQRVQDIEDIRRDAENA
- a CDS encoding nucleotidyltransferase, yielding MAMERLLRLLNENSAVYVVIGATAFPAYGYARATLDIDLFVKSTRPNIRRVMKALREFGYGLSDFSENDFLTHKILIRQYLLETDIHPFVKGIVFGEVWENRITSKIGKTEVYFPSLEDMIRMKKAAGRIKDREDLKFLKKLLKKKSEAVP